In the Gemmatimonadota bacterium genome, one interval contains:
- a CDS encoding XdhC/CoxI family protein: MATRSAPIASASTLVVGEVIDPDLLDDLQPFGRVGGHRRHGDSHSREDMVPPPIPRDRAGRLDLRLALRTTYRWQVQPKWSATMRELLEAYERLRAEGLVGRAVVTQIWGSAPRPEGAVLLASPTGKMAGSVSGGCVENAVVEEIRAAIERGTPKALEYGVTHERAWEFGLSCGGTISLFVEPTVRAEIVAAAGRREGSVVATVIGGAAPLGAALVYHESGARENLRVPPGLAETMAAGAADAITHLSSKSETIPTPNGEVRVLYEVFPRRPTLLIFGGVHIATALVTLARPLGFRTVVADGREAFLTPERFPDADELIVGWPDEVFARVGIDSATCICLLTHDPKFDEPAIEVALRSPAAYIGVIGSRKTQQIRRERLKEAGHSAEQIARLHGPIGLDLGGREPSEIALAILAEITATRYQGKITRGTKS; encoded by the coding sequence ATGGCCACGAGGTCGGCGCCCATCGCGTCGGCTAGTACCCTCGTAGTAGGCGAGGTGATCGACCCCGATCTACTTGATGACCTGCAACCGTTCGGGCGGGTAGGGGGCCACCGCCGCCATGGCGACTCGCATTCGAGAGAAGATATGGTCCCCCCCCCGATTCCGCGCGACCGGGCGGGCCGCCTGGACTTACGCCTGGCCCTGCGGACCACGTATCGTTGGCAGGTTCAACCGAAGTGGAGCGCGACGATGCGGGAACTACTGGAAGCCTATGAGCGGCTCCGGGCCGAAGGACTGGTCGGCCGGGCCGTGGTGACTCAGATCTGGGGATCGGCCCCGCGGCCCGAGGGCGCCGTGCTCCTCGCGAGCCCGACCGGCAAGATGGCCGGTTCCGTGTCGGGCGGGTGCGTCGAGAACGCGGTGGTCGAGGAGATCAGGGCGGCCATCGAACGCGGCACGCCCAAGGCGCTGGAGTACGGGGTGACGCACGAACGGGCCTGGGAATTCGGGCTCTCCTGCGGCGGCACCATCTCGCTGTTCGTCGAGCCGACGGTTCGGGCTGAAATCGTGGCGGCCGCCGGCCGGCGGGAGGGGAGCGTGGTCGCCACGGTCATCGGCGGGGCGGCCCCCCTCGGGGCCGCGCTCGTGTATCACGAATCGGGCGCTCGCGAGAACCTCCGGGTCCCGCCGGGCCTCGCCGAGACGATGGCCGCCGGCGCCGCCGATGCCATCACGCACTTGTCGAGCAAGTCGGAAACGATTCCGACCCCGAACGGCGAGGTTCGGGTCCTCTACGAGGTGTTTCCCCGGCGGCCCACGCTGTTGATCTTCGGGGGCGTGCATATCGCCACCGCGCTGGTCACGCTCGCCCGGCCGCTCGGGTTTCGAACCGTGGTGGCCGATGGCCGCGAAGCGTTTCTGACGCCGGAGCGGTTTCCCGACGCCGACGAGTTGATCGTCGGCTGGCCCGATGAGGTCTTTGCCAGAGTCGGGATCGACTCGGCCACCTGCATCTGCCTCCTGACCCATGACCCCAAGTTCGACGAACCGGCCATCGAGGTGGCGCTCAGGTCGCCGGCGGCGTATATCGGGGTGATCGGATCGCGGAAGACCCAGCAGATCCGGCGGGAACGACTCAAGGAAGCCGGTCATTCCGCCGAGCAGATCGCCCGATTGCATGGACCGATCGGGCTCGACTTGGGCGGGCGGGAGCCGAGCGAGATCGCGTTGGCGATCTTGGCGGAGATCACGGCCACCCGATATCAAGGCAAAATCACCAGGGGGACCAAATCATGA
- a CDS encoding serine hydrolase, translating to MTSRSVLSALLFAAAVPATGRTQSVANHPRVKEATAVLEKWIEATRAYTRYPGVSAAVVVDQEVIWQGGFGYADITKRTPATATTLYSICSISKLFTSVALMQLRDLGKVRLDDPVAKHLSWFTIKNPRPDQEAVTVEGILTHAAGLPREAAYPYWSAPSFEFPTREQIINAVSSQEMLYRPETYFQYSNLGLTLAGEIVAVASGKSYGDQVQANVLNPLGLKDTYWDMPAQERGKRLAMGYSGWPREGARREIPFFQARGIAPAAGYASTALDLAKFASWQFRLLAKGGAEVLSANTLREMQRVHFMDPAWETTWGLGFEVWRNDGRTFVGHGGSCPGYRTQLTMRPEEKIATITMVNAIDADAEGLAQQAYNLLAPAIKAAQDTSSRALPVADASLDKYLGTYAESFGGELEIIRWEGRLASIFLPTENPARAITKYQKVGEHTFKRIRKDGELAESITFDIGPDGRATTYRSSNNFMPRIR from the coding sequence ATGACATCCCGATCCGTACTCAGCGCCCTGCTGTTCGCGGCCGCCGTCCCGGCCACCGGCCGCACCCAATCGGTGGCCAATCATCCGCGGGTCAAGGAAGCGACCGCGGTCCTCGAGAAGTGGATCGAGGCCACCCGAGCCTATACCCGGTACCCCGGCGTCTCGGCCGCGGTGGTGGTCGACCAAGAGGTGATCTGGCAGGGTGGGTTCGGCTACGCCGACATCACCAAGCGGACGCCCGCGACGGCGACGACGCTCTACAGCATCTGCTCGATTTCGAAGTTGTTCACCAGTGTCGCCCTGATGCAGCTCCGCGACCTGGGGAAGGTTCGGCTCGATGACCCGGTCGCCAAGCACTTGAGTTGGTTCACGATCAAGAATCCGCGGCCCGACCAGGAAGCCGTGACCGTGGAGGGCATCCTAACCCACGCGGCGGGACTCCCGCGCGAGGCGGCCTATCCGTATTGGAGCGCCCCGAGCTTCGAGTTCCCGACCCGCGAACAGATCATCAATGCGGTGTCGAGCCAGGAAATGCTCTACCGGCCCGAGACCTATTTCCAATACTCGAATCTCGGCCTCACGCTGGCCGGCGAAATAGTGGCGGTCGCCTCCGGCAAGTCCTACGGTGATCAAGTGCAAGCCAATGTGCTGAATCCTCTCGGGCTCAAGGACACCTATTGGGACATGCCGGCGCAGGAGCGGGGCAAACGGCTCGCCATGGGCTACAGCGGCTGGCCCCGGGAGGGCGCCCGCCGGGAAATTCCGTTCTTTCAGGCCCGGGGCATTGCCCCGGCGGCCGGATACGCGTCGACCGCGCTCGACCTCGCCAAGTTTGCGTCATGGCAGTTCCGGCTCCTGGCCAAGGGTGGCGCCGAGGTGCTGTCGGCCAACACCCTCCGCGAGATGCAGCGGGTCCATTTCATGGATCCGGCCTGGGAGACCACCTGGGGACTCGGGTTTGAGGTGTGGCGAAACGACGGCAGGACGTTCGTCGGCCACGGCGGGAGTTGCCCCGGCTACCGGACCCAGCTGACCATGCGGCCTGAGGAGAAGATCGCCACGATCACGATGGTCAACGCGATCGACGCCGACGCCGAGGGCCTGGCCCAGCAGGCCTACAACCTTCTGGCCCCGGCCATCAAGGCGGCCCAGGATACCTCGAGCCGTGCCCTGCCCGTGGCCGACGCCAGCCTCGACAAATACCTCGGCACCTATGCCGAGTCGTTCGGGGGGGAATTGGAGATCATTCGGTGGGAGGGCAGGCTCGCCTCGATTTTTCTCCCGACCGAGAATCCCGCTCGGGCCATTACCAAATACCAGAAGGTCGGCGAGCACACCTTCAAGCGGATCCGGAAGGACGGGGAGTTGGCCGAGTCGATCACGTTCGACATCGGCCCGGACGGCCGCGCCACGACGTACCGGAGCAGCAACAACTTCATGCCCCGGATCCGGTAA